One genomic segment of Methanothermobacter wolfeii includes these proteins:
- a CDS encoding dihydromethanopterin reductase (acceptor), giving the protein MRIAWAFTGAGHLLLESVEVLEAIVEEGHEVTILLSGAAEEVLKMYGLFGRVRSLSGGYYRELIHESQEGYSFPVTGRLSMGRYDLLVVSPATSNTVAKVVHGIADTLVTNAVAQAGKGGVPVYVVPVDLEEGDVETVLPSKLELELCRSCEPCRAAAACPSDAIIPGVEIRLLRCTGCGACRTACPHGAVSGGRIITIHMREVDILNTRKLSTMEGVDVLEEPSMVLRAIQETVQ; this is encoded by the coding sequence ATGAGGATTGCCTGGGCATTCACAGGGGCAGGTCACCTGCTCCTTGAGAGTGTGGAGGTCCTTGAGGCTATAGTTGAAGAGGGCCATGAGGTGACCATACTGCTTTCAGGGGCAGCCGAGGAAGTACTGAAGATGTACGGCCTCTTTGGGAGAGTAAGGAGCCTTTCAGGGGGTTATTACAGGGAACTTATCCATGAAAGCCAGGAGGGCTACAGTTTCCCGGTAACCGGGAGGCTGTCCATGGGGAGATACGACCTTCTTGTGGTCTCCCCGGCAACCTCCAACACCGTGGCAAAGGTGGTTCACGGGATAGCGGACACCCTCGTGACCAATGCAGTGGCTCAGGCAGGTAAGGGGGGCGTCCCGGTATATGTGGTGCCGGTGGACCTTGAGGAGGGTGATGTTGAGACGGTGCTACCCTCCAAACTTGAACTGGAACTCTGCAGGAGCTGTGAACCATGCAGGGCAGCCGCAGCATGCCCATCCGATGCCATAATCCCTGGAGTTGAAATAAGGCTCCTCAGGTGCACCGGATGCGGGGCATGCAGGACAGCCTGTCCCCATGGTGCGGTCTCAGGTGGAAGGATAATAACCATCCACATGAGGGAGGTTGATATACTTAACACAAGGAAACTCTCCACCATGGAGGGTGTGGATGTCCTTGAAGAACCCTCAATGGTCCTCAGGGCCATCCAGGAGACAGTCCAATGA
- a CDS encoding methionine adenosyltransferase produces the protein MRNIIVEPLNQTPIEDQKVEIVERKGIGHPDSISDGIAESVSRALCNAYLDRFGAIMHHNTDEVQITAGESAPEFGGGEVIKPIEILLTGRGVAEVDGEKIGIDRIAIAAAKDYLKENIINLDVETCTVVECKIGHGSGDLRDVFARKGDSPLSNDTSFGVGFAPFSETERIVMEAENLLNSPEFKKKHPAVGEDIKVMGLRENDNITLTVACAMVDRYVQDLDEYLEIKAMVKDEVFRLASGITDRNLEVFVNTADRCEDDEPSVYLTVTGTSAEMGDDGSVGRGNRANGLITPNRPMSMEATSGKNPINHVGKIYNLLSNQMAADIVEAVEGVKQVHIMILSQIGKPIDQPKAATSQIILEEGYTMEEVTPKVSSIMDAWLEDISDITEMLVKGQLRTF, from the coding sequence GTGAGAAATATTATCGTTGAACCCCTTAACCAGACACCCATTGAGGATCAGAAGGTTGAGATAGTTGAAAGGAAGGGTATAGGGCACCCTGACAGTATAAGTGATGGTATAGCAGAATCAGTGAGCAGGGCCCTCTGCAACGCTTACCTTGACCGTTTCGGGGCAATAATGCACCACAACACCGATGAGGTCCAGATAACTGCAGGTGAATCAGCCCCTGAATTCGGCGGCGGGGAGGTTATAAAGCCAATCGAAATACTCCTGACAGGCAGGGGTGTTGCAGAGGTTGATGGGGAGAAGATAGGCATCGACCGAATAGCCATTGCAGCTGCAAAGGATTACCTCAAGGAGAACATAATAAACCTCGATGTTGAGACATGCACGGTTGTTGAGTGCAAGATAGGGCATGGCTCAGGGGATCTCAGGGACGTATTTGCAAGGAAGGGAGACTCACCACTCTCAAACGACACATCCTTCGGCGTAGGGTTCGCACCATTCTCAGAAACCGAAAGGATAGTCATGGAGGCAGAGAACCTCCTTAACTCACCCGAGTTCAAGAAGAAACACCCTGCAGTCGGTGAGGACATAAAGGTCATGGGCCTCAGGGAGAACGATAACATAACCCTGACCGTTGCCTGCGCCATGGTTGACAGGTACGTCCAGGACCTTGACGAATACCTTGAGATCAAGGCCATGGTGAAGGATGAGGTCTTCAGGCTGGCATCAGGAATCACGGACAGGAACCTGGAGGTCTTTGTCAACACCGCAGACCGGTGCGAGGATGATGAACCATCAGTCTACCTCACCGTGACAGGTACCTCTGCAGAGATGGGAGACGATGGATCCGTTGGAAGGGGTAACCGTGCCAATGGCCTCATAACACCCAACAGGCCAATGTCAATGGAGGCCACATCAGGAAAGAACCCCATAAACCATGTAGGTAAAATATACAACCTGCTCTCAAACCAGATGGCTGCAGATATAGTCGAGGCTGTTGAGGGTGTTAAACAGGTCCATATAATGATACTGAGCCAGATAGGTAAACCAATAGACCAGCCAAAGGCAGCCACCTCCCAGATAATCCTCGAAGAGGGATACACCATGGAGGAGGTCACACCTAAGGTTTCAAGTATAATGGACGCATGGCTGGAGGACATATCAGATATAACAGAGATGCTTGTTAAGGGCCAGCTGAGGACATTTTAA
- a CDS encoding AEC family transporter translates to MGSIETVFSIIILVITGYVLKSLGVLREEDATPLNRVVINVAIPSLIFTSLYRADLAGISHLLLIPAVCILTGFISGAMAFTWTRYRGMDSRTAWSLVIPAAMMNSGFLGYPVTIGIFGSEGLVRAIFYDTGTTILFTLLGLSLAISSGAPRKTVLRRTILFPPLWAFLLGITFNLLGIHLGLGGTVLGYLSGAAVPLIMISLGLTINFRFFRDSITDAAAVSSIRLVLSPLIAALLACALAFRGIEMSVIILEASMPSAMLAAVLAIENELDVGLTSACIFMSTSLALVSIPLWTMVL, encoded by the coding sequence ATGGGATCCATTGAAACTGTTTTTTCCATAATAATCCTTGTTATAACAGGTTATGTCCTGAAGTCCCTGGGTGTTCTCAGGGAGGAGGATGCCACCCCACTCAACAGGGTGGTCATAAACGTGGCCATACCCTCCCTTATATTCACATCCCTCTACAGGGCAGATCTTGCAGGAATCTCGCATCTCCTGCTCATACCAGCAGTCTGCATATTAACCGGGTTCATATCAGGGGCCATGGCCTTCACATGGACCCGCTACAGGGGCATGGATTCCAGAACCGCATGGTCCCTCGTGATACCCGCAGCCATGATGAATTCAGGCTTCCTTGGTTACCCGGTCACCATTGGAATATTCGGTTCCGAGGGACTTGTGCGGGCCATCTTCTATGATACAGGCACCACGATCCTTTTCACCCTCCTGGGACTTTCCCTGGCCATTTCCTCGGGAGCCCCCAGGAAAACGGTTCTTCGAAGGACCATCCTCTTCCCTCCCCTATGGGCATTCCTCCTTGGCATAACCTTTAACCTTCTGGGAATCCACCTGGGCCTGGGAGGTACGGTGCTCGGATACCTTTCAGGCGCAGCGGTTCCCCTTATAATGATATCCCTGGGTTTAACCATCAACTTCAGGTTCTTCAGGGATTCCATAACCGACGCCGCCGCCGTAAGTTCTATACGACTTGTTTTATCACCCCTGATAGCTGCCCTGCTGGCATGTGCCCTGGCATTTAGGGGTATTGAAATGTCGGTAATCATACTTGAGGCGTCCATGCCATCGGCCATGCTGGCGGCCGTCCTTGCAATTGAGAATGAACTTGACGTGGGCCTCACATCTGCCTGCATATTCATGAGCACCTCCCTGGCCCTTGTCTCGATACCCCTCTGGACCATGGTGCTCTGA
- a CDS encoding HEAT repeat domain-containing protein: MPLLDGKRIDFLIEELKNPDWVVREDAVELLAEVADPAAVEPLIGALDDEDYHVREAAALALATFDDERAVKPLLEHLNDEKPGVRYACALALGILGDEDSIEALEALLDDESPMVRKVAEVAVSEIMKRRG; this comes from the coding sequence GTGCCATTATTGGATGGTAAGAGGATTGATTTTCTCATAGAGGAACTTAAAAACCCTGACTGGGTGGTGCGTGAAGATGCTGTTGAGCTCCTGGCCGAGGTCGCTGACCCTGCAGCAGTCGAACCCCTCATAGGGGCCCTTGATGATGAGGATTACCATGTAAGGGAGGCCGCGGCCCTGGCCCTCGCAACCTTTGATGATGAAAGAGCGGTCAAACCACTGCTGGAGCACCTGAACGACGAAAAACCCGGTGTAAGATACGCATGCGCCCTTGCCCTTGGAATACTCGGTGATGAGGATTCAATAGAGGCCCTGGAGGCCCTCCTCGACGATGAGAGCCCAATGGTAAGGAAGGTGGCAGAGGTTGCAGTGTCGGAGATAATGAAACGAAGGGGTTAG
- a CDS encoding DUF192 domain-containing protein, protein MMRREVINKTRGTSLGEVRFADTFLSRFRGLMLKGELDAGLVLEIPTGRGRYGSGIHMFFMRIPLDVVFVDEDMRVVDTATLKPWQIYNPDKPARYVIELRKGRIAESMTEKGDEIEFR, encoded by the coding sequence ATGATGAGAAGAGAGGTTATTAATAAGACCAGGGGCACGAGCCTGGGAGAGGTTAGATTTGCAGACACATTCCTGTCCCGCTTCAGGGGACTGATGCTTAAGGGGGAACTTGATGCCGGCCTCGTACTTGAAATACCCACCGGGAGGGGCCGTTATGGGTCGGGTATCCACATGTTCTTCATGAGGATACCGCTTGATGTCGTGTTTGTTGATGAGGATATGAGGGTGGTTGACACCGCAACCCTCAAGCCCTGGCAGATCTACAATCCAGATAAGCCAGCAAGGTATGTTATTGAACTCAGGAAGGGGAGGATAGCTGAATCCATGACAGAAAAGGGTGATGAGATCGAATTCAGATGA
- the glyA gene encoding serine hydroxymethyltransferase: MVSNQDYTENIRQLMKEHNSWMESSINLIASENITSSRVKEALLSDLSHRYAEGLPGERLYEGCRYIDEIEELTIELSKKLFRAEHANVQPTSGVVANLACFFATADVGDPIMAMEVPYGGHISHATVSAAGVRGFKVYTHPFDFENMNIDADAMKKKILEVKPKIVLFGGSLFLFPHPVEEAVEVAEEVGARIMYDGAHVLGLIAGGYFQDPLREGADMLVGSTHKTFPGPQGGIILCRDELAGDIDEAVFPGLVSNHHLHHVAGLGIATAEMLEFGREYAGQIIKNAKKLAESLNELGFNVLCEHLDFTESHQVVMDVSNIGRAAEISKRLEANNIILNKNLLPWDDVNRSDDPSGIRIGTQEITRRGMKEPEMEAVAEYIKRVVIDGEDVKDEVSEFMSSYTRVHYAFEESEAYKYMEIQ, encoded by the coding sequence ATGGTCAGCAATCAGGATTACACCGAGAATATCAGACAGCTTATGAAGGAACATAACAGCTGGATGGAGTCAAGCATCAACCTCATAGCAAGTGAAAACATAACGAGCTCACGGGTGAAGGAGGCTCTCCTTTCGGACCTATCCCACCGTTATGCAGAGGGCCTCCCAGGTGAAAGGCTCTATGAGGGCTGCAGGTACATCGATGAGATTGAGGAGCTCACAATTGAACTATCAAAGAAGCTCTTCAGGGCGGAGCATGCAAATGTCCAGCCAACCTCCGGTGTGGTGGCGAACCTAGCCTGCTTCTTTGCAACTGCAGATGTAGGAGACCCTATAATGGCCATGGAGGTCCCCTACGGCGGCCACATATCCCATGCCACCGTCAGCGCAGCAGGTGTCAGGGGCTTCAAAGTATACACACACCCTTTTGACTTTGAGAACATGAACATAGACGCAGATGCAATGAAAAAGAAGATACTTGAGGTTAAACCAAAAATAGTCCTCTTCGGCGGCAGCCTCTTCCTCTTCCCCCACCCTGTGGAGGAGGCTGTTGAGGTTGCAGAGGAGGTCGGCGCAAGGATAATGTATGACGGCGCCCATGTCCTTGGCCTCATTGCAGGCGGCTACTTCCAGGACCCCCTCCGTGAAGGAGCAGACATGCTTGTTGGAAGCACCCATAAGACATTCCCGGGCCCCCAGGGAGGCATAATACTCTGCAGGGATGAACTTGCAGGTGACATAGACGAGGCGGTGTTCCCTGGCCTTGTGAGCAACCACCACCTCCACCATGTGGCTGGTCTTGGAATAGCAACAGCAGAGATGCTTGAATTTGGAAGGGAATATGCGGGTCAGATAATCAAAAATGCAAAGAAACTCGCAGAGTCCCTCAATGAACTTGGATTCAACGTGCTGTGCGAGCACCTTGACTTCACAGAGTCCCACCAGGTCGTCATGGACGTCTCTAACATCGGGAGGGCAGCCGAGATATCAAAGAGACTCGAGGCCAACAACATAATACTCAACAAGAACCTCCTGCCATGGGATGATGTTAACAGGTCAGACGACCCATCAGGTATAAGGATAGGTACCCAGGAGATAACAAGGAGGGGAATGAAGGAGCCTGAGATGGAAGCGGTCGCAGAGTACATCAAGAGGGTTGTTATTGACGGTGAAGATGTTAAGGATGAGGTTTCAGAGTTCATGTCCTCCTACACCAGGGTCCACTACGCCTTCGAGGAGTCAGAGGCCTACAAGTACATGGAGATTCAGTAG
- the radA gene encoding DNA repair and recombination protein RadA: MVELEDLPNVGAKTAQKLRDAGFGDMMRLATATAKELSVKAEIGEGVAEKVIEAARRAEKIDFETAFDVMERRKDVGRITTGSKAFDELIGGGIETQAITEVFGEFGSGKSQLSHELAVTVQLPEDKGGLDAEAVFIDTENTFRPERIEQIANAFELDLEEVLNKIHIARAFNSSHQILMAEKVNELIQEGKNIRLVIVDSLTAHFRAEYVGREALATRQQKLNQHLHTLQNIANTYNAAVFVTNQVQARPDAFFGSPTKAIGGHVLGHAATYRIWLKKGLAGKRIARLVDSPHLPEGECVFKITTAGIVD, from the coding sequence ATGGTTGAACTTGAAGATCTACCAAATGTAGGGGCTAAAACAGCCCAGAAGTTAAGGGACGCGGGTTTCGGCGATATGATGCGTCTTGCAACAGCCACCGCCAAGGAATTATCTGTAAAGGCAGAGATCGGTGAGGGGGTAGCTGAGAAGGTAATAGAGGCGGCGCGAAGGGCTGAGAAGATAGACTTCGAAACCGCCTTTGATGTGATGGAGCGCCGGAAGGACGTTGGAAGGATAACAACAGGGAGCAAGGCATTTGATGAACTCATAGGCGGCGGGATAGAGACCCAGGCCATCACCGAAGTTTTCGGCGAATTCGGGTCAGGTAAAAGCCAGCTTTCACATGAACTGGCAGTCACGGTCCAGCTACCTGAGGATAAGGGAGGGCTTGATGCAGAGGCGGTCTTCATAGACACAGAGAACACCTTCAGGCCCGAGAGAATAGAACAGATAGCAAACGCCTTTGAACTGGACCTTGAGGAGGTTCTTAACAAGATACACATTGCAAGGGCCTTCAACTCCAGCCATCAGATCCTCATGGCAGAGAAGGTCAACGAGCTCATACAGGAGGGTAAAAACATACGCCTGGTTATTGTGGACTCCCTAACAGCCCACTTCAGGGCAGAGTATGTGGGAAGGGAGGCCCTTGCCACACGCCAGCAGAAACTTAACCAGCACCTCCACACCCTCCAGAACATTGCAAACACCTACAACGCCGCAGTATTTGTAACCAACCAGGTTCAGGCAAGGCCTGACGCGTTCTTCGGCAGCCCCACCAAGGCCATAGGCGGTCACGTCCTTGGCCACGCAGCAACATACCGTATATGGCTCAAGAAGGGACTTGCAGGTAAGAGGATAGCAAGACTCGTTGACAGCCCCCACCTCCCTGAGGGTGAATGCGTATTCAAGATAACCACAGCAGGTATAGTTGATTAA
- the hdrA gene encoding H(2):CoB-CoM heterodisulfide ferredoxin reductase subunit HdrA, translating to MAEEKKETMEEPKIGVYVCHCGVNIGGVVDIEAVRDYAAKLPNVVVSKDYKYYCSDPGQLEIQKDIKELGLNRVVVAACSPRLHEPTFRRCVEEAGLNQFLFEFANLREQDSWVHMDDPEGATEKAKDLVRMAVAKVRLLEPLEASKVSVDDKALVIGGGVAGIQTALDLADMGFKTYMVEKRPSISGRMGQLDKTFPTLDCSMCILAPKMVDVGKHDNIELITYAEVKEVDGYIGNFKVKIEKKPRYIDEDLCTGCGSCVEVCPIEMPNYFDEGIGMTKAVYIPFPQAVPLCATIDKDYCIECMLCDEICERGAVKHDQEPEEIEIEVGTIIVATGYDAYDPTEKLEYGYGRHTNVITGLELERMINASGPTDGKVIKPSDGEKPKRVAFIHCVGSRDEQIGKPYCSRVCCMYIMKNAQLIKDKMPDTEVTLYYMDIRAFGKGFEEFYKRSQEKYGIKFIRGRPAEIIENPDLTLTVRSEDTLLGKVTEYDYDMVVLGVGLVPPEGSEKLRQTIGLSKSADGFLMEAHPKLRPVDTLTDGVYLAGVAQGPKDIPDAVAQASGAAARAAIPMVKGEVEIEPIVAVTDSDVCGACEVCIELCPFGAISIEEGHANVNVALCKGCGTCVAACPSGAMDQQHFRTKQIMAQIEAALNEQAK from the coding sequence ATGGCAGAAGAAAAGAAAGAAACAATGGAAGAACCAAAAATCGGTGTTTATGTCTGCCACTGTGGTGTAAACATCGGCGGTGTGGTTGATATAGAAGCTGTCAGGGACTACGCTGCAAAACTACCAAATGTTGTGGTTTCAAAGGACTACAAATACTACTGTTCCGACCCGGGTCAGCTTGAAATACAGAAGGACATAAAGGAACTCGGACTCAACAGGGTTGTTGTTGCTGCATGTTCCCCAAGGCTTCACGAACCAACCTTCAGGAGATGCGTTGAGGAGGCAGGTTTAAACCAGTTCCTCTTTGAATTCGCAAACCTCAGGGAACAGGACTCATGGGTACACATGGATGACCCTGAAGGAGCAACAGAAAAGGCCAAGGACCTTGTTAGGATGGCTGTTGCCAAGGTAAGGCTCCTCGAACCCCTGGAAGCATCCAAGGTCAGCGTGGATGACAAGGCACTGGTCATAGGTGGGGGTGTCGCCGGTATACAGACAGCCCTTGACCTTGCTGACATGGGATTCAAGACCTACATGGTCGAGAAGAGGCCAAGTATCTCAGGAAGAATGGGTCAGCTGGACAAAACCTTCCCGACCCTTGACTGTTCAATGTGTATCCTGGCACCAAAGATGGTGGACGTGGGTAAACACGACAACATTGAACTCATAACCTACGCCGAGGTTAAGGAGGTTGACGGTTACATAGGTAACTTCAAGGTCAAAATCGAGAAGAAACCAAGATACATAGATGAAGACCTATGTACCGGTTGCGGTTCCTGTGTCGAGGTCTGTCCAATTGAAATGCCAAACTACTTCGACGAAGGAATAGGTATGACCAAGGCAGTGTACATACCATTCCCACAGGCCGTCCCCCTCTGCGCAACAATAGACAAGGACTACTGTATCGAGTGCATGCTCTGTGATGAGATCTGTGAGAGGGGAGCCGTAAAACACGACCAGGAACCAGAAGAGATAGAAATCGAGGTCGGTACAATAATCGTTGCAACAGGATACGATGCATACGACCCAACAGAGAAACTTGAATACGGCTACGGAAGGCACACCAACGTCATAACAGGTCTTGAGCTTGAAAGGATGATCAACGCCTCAGGACCAACAGACGGTAAGGTCATCAAACCATCAGACGGTGAGAAACCTAAGAGGGTGGCCTTCATACACTGTGTCGGTTCAAGGGACGAGCAGATAGGAAAACCATACTGTTCCCGTGTCTGCTGCATGTACATCATGAAGAACGCACAGCTCATCAAGGACAAGATGCCTGACACCGAAGTCACACTCTACTACATGGACATAAGGGCCTTCGGTAAAGGATTCGAAGAGTTCTACAAACGTTCACAGGAGAAATACGGAATCAAATTCATCAGGGGACGACCTGCCGAGATCATTGAAAACCCTGACCTGACCCTGACAGTGAGATCCGAGGACACACTCCTCGGTAAGGTCACAGAGTACGACTATGACATGGTCGTCCTTGGTGTGGGACTTGTACCACCAGAGGGCTCAGAAAAACTAAGACAGACCATAGGTCTATCCAAATCTGCAGACGGTTTCCTCATGGAAGCCCACCCAAAACTAAGGCCTGTTGACACCCTGACAGACGGTGTATACCTTGCAGGTGTAGCTCAGGGTCCAAAGGACATCCCTGACGCTGTGGCACAGGCTTCAGGTGCAGCTGCACGTGCAGCGATACCAATGGTCAAGGGTGAAGTGGAGATCGAGCCAATAGTCGCCGTGACAGACTCCGATGTCTGCGGTGCATGTGAGGTCTGCATTGAACTCTGCCCATTCGGTGCCATAAGCATCGAGGAAGGCCATGCAAATGTTAACGTGGCCCTCTGTAAGGGCTGCGGTACCTGTGTGGCAGCATGCCCATCAGGTGCAATGGACCAGCAGCACTTCAGAACAAAGCAGATAATGGCTCAGATCGAAGCTGCACTAAACGAACAGGCAAAATAG